The genomic interval CACTCCCTCACACGACAGCCAGGTTCACCCTCAGCTTCCTACCGGCGTAACGCTCCCCCATTCACCCAGCACCCAGCGCCTGTCTGGTGTGTTAAGCCCTAAGCAGATCGCACCGGTGACCCCCAGCACCCAGCGGTCAATCCTCCCAGCTGCCCATCAACATCAATCATCAGGGCCAGCCTTCCGCCCTGCCCCCACCACCCCAAAGGCATCCCCACTCCCATCTCACCACAAGACGAACCACGCCTCTTCTCCGCTCACCGCCAATGTGGAACTGGAACTCCACCCGTCACCATCGCTATTCTTCAAGGAGACCCGTGGAGAGACACTCAAACCCACTGAACAACACCAAGTCTCAGTAGATATTAAAACACAGGTATCAGAGGCTAATTCAGATCTCCAGAAGCCTCAGAGTAAGGTAGATCTCCAGAACCCTCAGACTAAGGTAGATCTCCAGAACCCTCAGACTAAGGTAGATCTCCAGAACCCTCAGACTAAGGTAGATCTCCAGAACCCTCAGACTAAGGTAGATCTCCAGAACCCTCAGACTAAGGTAGATCTCCAGAACCCTCAGACTAAGGTAGATCTCAGTAAGCCTCAGAGTATGCCAGATCTCCAGAACCCTCAGACCAAGGTAGATCTCCAAAACCCTCAGAGTAAGGTAGATCTCAGTAAGCCTCAGAGTAAGGTAGATTCAGCTCCAAGTAAAGGTCAAGGACAGGGGTCAGGGTCAGGTCACAGTCATCAGGTAAAAGACAGTGACACATGCCCCAAGAAGGCCCAGGAAGCTCATCTCCTGAACTCACATGAAAACCGGGCAAGCAATGATAAGGCCAGACAGGGCAAGAAAGAGAAGGCTGACCTTGACCCCAGCATTAACAAAACAAGTAAAGGTCATCACAGAAGGCTTGGCTCAGGCTCCGGCAAGGTTGGAGGCCTAAGCAAAGGTCAGGCGAAGGATAGCAAGCTCCAGGAAGCAAGGCCCGGCCACAGCTCCAGCAAGGTCGCCAAGAGTGATTCAGGACCCAAGAAAGGCGACCAGACCAAGGTTGTTTCTACCGGCAACGACCACGCCAAGGGTGATTCAGGGCCCAAGAAAGGGGACCAGAGCAAGGCTGTTTCTACCGGCAAGGACCACGCCAAGGGTGATTCAGGACCCAAGAAAGGGGACCAGACCAAGGTTGTTTCTACCGGCAAAGACCACGCCAAGAGTGATTCAGGGCCGAAGAAAGGCGACCAGAGCAAGGTTGTTTCTACCGGCAACGACCACACCAAGAGTGATTCAGGGCCCAAGAAAGGGGACCAGAGCAAGGCTGTTTCTACCGGCAACGACCACACCAAGAGTGATTCAGGGCCGAAGAAAGGGGACCAGAGCAAGGCTGTTTCTACCGGGAAAGAGCAACAGTGTAGAGATGTTCCCAGAGCCATGCGAGGTCAGGACAAGACTTACGAGCTGCCCTTCGTAAGCACAGATGAACAAGAGAACCGTGACAATGAGGTTAGtgggtttttttcttgtttctaagTGACATACCTCCAAGGGGGAAGAGGCTGACACATTATCGTATAAACCGTCTTCTATATACACAGTTTCAACCCGTAAACTATCTCCTCCGCCCCACTTAACGAGCTTCATGAATAGTTGTCATTGAAAGGGTCAGTTATCGATGTCGTTTTGCAAtagttaagtttttttttgtctAGGGCTATAGCTATGGTAGGCTTgctttgaggggcctggatggtgtttggccccagcccgttatggcacagacaagtgtttatagtgacgccatcttctcctggctcatgctgccccccggaactcat from Eriocheir sinensis breed Jianghai 21 unplaced genomic scaffold, ASM2467909v1 Scaffold1006, whole genome shotgun sequence carries:
- the LOC126988914 gene encoding uncharacterized protein LOC126988914 isoform X12, which gives rise to MPVCAKLSVLDLLKMHIPRCPGCVCPVPAIACSGPQADADLLDILTFAGVIPEGNPVAPSQASSGTLLGKVDSGVEHLASFLQSQTSTQQHESPVLTPTPSHDSQVHPQLPTGVTLPHSPSTQRLSGVLSPKQIAPVTPSTQRSILPAAHQHQSSGPAFRPAPTTPKASPLPSHHKTNHASSPLTANVELELHPSPSLFFKETRGETLKPTEQHQVSVDIKTQVSEANSDLQKPQSKVDLQNPQTKVDLQNPQTKVDLQNPQTKVDLSKPQSKVDSAPSKGQGQGSGSGHSHQVKDSDTCPKKAQEAHLLNSHENRASNDKARQGKKEKADLDPSINKTSKGHHRRLGSGSGKVGGLSKGQAKDSKLQEARPGHSSSKVAKSDSGPKKGDQTKAVSTGKDHAKGDSGPKKGDQTKVVSTGKDHAKSDSGPKKGDQSKVVSTGNDHTKSDSGPKKGDQSKAVSTGNDHTKSDSGPKKGDQSKAVSTGKEQQCRDVPRAMRGQDKTYELPFVSTDEQENRDNEDPRWKKQAVLRTNQERYRVAHRLWRSPCVPDPNTNLTVFGTSHLAAQHSQGSAGRHPRKRWREMDEEFQPPRKRQRRFENVQFNVEQIKRSKIVVMNEFLKTLVTPHITRQVAKKLENSHQEKQYMLDLACEEVTAIQMFYDGLPDQDLTVTQEEVERGSQATEHVYQVFGDVYGYWGQEFFP
- the LOC126988914 gene encoding uncharacterized protein LOC126988914 isoform X13 — protein: MPVCAKLSVLDLLKMHIPRCPGCVCPVPAIACSGPQADADLLDILTFAGVIPEGNPVAPSQASSGTLLGKVDSGVEHLASFLQSQTSTQQHESPVLTPTPSHDSQVHPQLPTGVTLPHSPSTQRLSGVLSPKQIAPVTPSTQRSILPAAHQHQSSGPAFRPAPTTPKASPLPSHHKTNHASSPLTANVELELHPSPSLFFKETRGETLKPTEQHQVSVDIKTQVSEANSDLQKPQSKVDLQNPQTKVDLQNPQTKVDLQNPQSKVDLSKPQSKVDSAPSKGQGQGSGSGHSHQVKDSDTCPKKAQEAHLLNSHENRASNDKARQGKKEKADLDPSINKTSKGHHRRLGSGSGKVGGLSKGQAKDSKLQEARPGHSSSKVAKSDSGPKKGDQTKAVSTGKDHAKGDSGPKKGDQTKVVSTGKDHAKSDSGPKKGDQSKVVSTGNDHTKSDSGPKKGDQSKAVSTGNDHTKSDSGPKKGDQSKAVSTGKEQQCRDVPRAMRGQDKTYELPFVSTDEQENRDNEDPRWKKQAVLRTNQERYRVAHRLWRSPCVPDPNTNLTVFGTSHLAAQHSQGSAGRHPRKRWREMDEEFQPPRKRQRRFENVQFNVEQIKRSKIVVMNEFLKTLVTPHITRQVAKKLENSHQEKQYMLDLACEEVTAIQMFYDGLPDQDLTVTQEEVERGSQATEHVYQVFGDVYGYWGQEFFP
- the LOC126988914 gene encoding uncharacterized protein LOC126988914 isoform X2, producing the protein MPVCAKLSVLDLLKMHIPRCPGCVCPVPAIACSGPQADADLLDILTFAGVIPEGNPVAPSQASSGTLLGKVDSGVEHLASFLQSQTSTQQHESPVLTPTPSHDSQVHPQLPTGVTLPHSPSTQRLSGVLSPKQIAPVTPSTQRSILPAAHQHQSSGPAFRPAPTTPKASPLPSHHKTNHASSPLTANVELELHPSPSLFFKETRGETLKPTEQHQVSVDIKTQVSEANSDLQKPQSKVDLQNPQTKVDLQNPQTKVDLQNPQTKVDLQNPQTKVDLQNPQTKVDLQNPQTKVDLSKPQSKVDSAPSKGQGQGSGSGHSHQVKDSDTCPKKAQEAHLLNSHENRASNDKARQGKKEKADLDPSINKTSKGHHRRLGSGSGKVGGLSKGQAKDSKLQEARPGHSSSKVAKSDSGPKKGDQTKAVSTGKDHAKGDSGPKKGDQTKVVSTGKDHAKSDSGPKKGDQSKVVSTGNDHTKSDSGPKKGDQSKAVSTGNDHTKSDSGPKKGDQSKAVSTGKEQQCRDVPRAMRGQDKTYELPFVSTDEQENRDNEDPRWKKQAVLRTNQERYRVAHRLWRSPCVPDPNTNLTVFGTSHLAAQHSQGSAGRHPRKRWREMDEEFQPPRKRQRRFENVQFNVEQIKRSKIVVMNEFLKTLVTPHITRQVAKKLENSHQEKQYMLDLACEEVTAIQMFYDGLPDQDLTVTQEEVERGSQATEHVYQVFGDVYGYWGQEFFP
- the LOC126988914 gene encoding uncharacterized protein LOC126988914 isoform X10, with translation MPVCAKLSVLDLLKMHIPRCPGCVCPVPAIACSGPQADADLLDILTFAGVIPEGNPVAPSQASSGTLLGKVDSGVEHLASFLQSQTSTQQHESPVLTPTPSHDSQVHPQLPTGVTLPHSPSTQRLSGVLSPKQIAPVTPSTQRSILPAAHQHQSSGPAFRPAPTTPKASPLPSHHKTNHASSPLTANVELELHPSPSLFFKETRGETLKPTEQHQVSVDIKTQVSEANSDLQKPQSKVDLQNPQTKVDLQNPQTKVDLQNPQTKVDLQNPQTKVDLSKPQSKVDSAPSKGQGQGSGSGHSHQVKDSDTCPKKAQEAHLLNSHENRASNDKARQGKKEKADLDPSINKTSKGHHRRLGSGSGKVGGLSKGQAKDSKLQEARPGHSSSKVAKSDSGPKKGDQTKAVSTGKDHAKGDSGPKKGDQTKVVSTGKDHAKSDSGPKKGDQSKVVSTGNDHTKSDSGPKKGDQSKAVSTGNDHTKSDSGPKKGDQSKAVSTGKEQQCRDVPRAMRGQDKTYELPFVSTDEQENRDNEDPRWKKQAVLRTNQERYRVAHRLWRSPCVPDPNTNLTVFGTSHLAAQHSQGSAGRHPRKRWREMDEEFQPPRKRQRRFENVQFNVEQIKRSKIVVMNEFLKTLVTPHITRQVAKKLENSHQEKQYMLDLACEEVTAIQMFYDGLPDQDLTVTQEEVERGSQATEHVYQVFGDVYGYWGQEFFP
- the LOC126988914 gene encoding uncharacterized protein LOC126988914 isoform X5, coding for MPVCAKLSVLDLLKMHIPRCPGCVCPVPAIACSGPQADADLLDILTFAGVIPEGNPVAPSQASSGTLLGKVDSGVEHLASFLQSQTSTQQHESPVLTPTPSHDSQVHPQLPTGVTLPHSPSTQRLSGVLSPKQIAPVTPSTQRSILPAAHQHQSSGPAFRPAPTTPKASPLPSHHKTNHASSPLTANVELELHPSPSLFFKETRGETLKPTEQHQVSVDIKTQVSEANSDLQKPQSKVDLQNPQTKVDLQNPQTKVDLQNPQTKVDLQNPQTKVDLQNPQSKVDLSKPQSKVDSAPSKGQGQGSGSGHSHQVKDSDTCPKKAQEAHLLNSHENRASNDKARQGKKEKADLDPSINKTSKGHHRRLGSGSGKVGGLSKGQAKDSKLQEARPGHSSSKVAKSDSGPKKGDQTKAVSTGKDHAKGDSGPKKGDQTKVVSTGKDHAKSDSGPKKGDQSKVVSTGNDHTKSDSGPKKGDQSKAVSTGNDHTKSDSGPKKGDQSKAVSTGKEQQCRDVPRAMRGQDKTYELPFVSTDEQENRDNEDPRWKKQAVLRTNQERYRVAHRLWRSPCVPDPNTNLTVFGTSHLAAQHSQGSAGRHPRKRWREMDEEFQPPRKRQRRFENVQFNVEQIKRSKIVVMNEFLKTLVTPHITRQVAKKLENSHQEKQYMLDLACEEVTAIQMFYDGLPDQDLTVTQEEVERGSQATEHVYQVFGDVYGYWGQEFFP
- the LOC126988914 gene encoding uncharacterized protein LOC126988914 isoform X9 codes for the protein MPVCAKLSVLDLLKMHIPRCPGCVCPVPAIACSGPQADADLLDILTFAGVIPEGNPVAPSQASSGTLLGKVDSGVEHLASFLQSQTSTQQHESPVLTPTPSHDSQVHPQLPTGVTLPHSPSTQRLSGVLSPKQIAPVTPSTQRSILPAAHQHQSSGPAFRPAPTTPKASPLPSHHKTNHASSPLTANVELELHPSPSLFFKETRGETLKPTEQHQVSVDIKTQVSEANSDLQKPQSKVDLQNPQTKVDLQNPQTKVDLQNPQTKVDLQNPQTKVDLQNPQTKVDLQNPQTKVDLQNPQSKVDLSKPQSKVDSAPSKGQGQGSGSGHSHQVKDSDTCPKKAQEAHLLNSHENRASNDKARQGKKEKADLDPSINKTSKGHHRRLGSGSGKVGGLSKGQAKDSKLQEARPGHSSSKVAKSDSGPQTKVVSTGKDHAKSDSGPKKGDQSKVVSTGNDHTKSDSGPKKGDQSKAVSTGNDHTKSDSGPKKGDQSKAVSTGKEQQCRDVPRAMRGQDKTYELPFVSTDEQENRDNEDPRWKKQAVLRTNQERYRVAHRLWRSPCVPDPNTNLTVFGTSHLAAQHSQGSAGRHPRKRWREMDEEFQPPRKRQRRFENVQFNVEQIKRSKIVVMNEFLKTLVTPHITRQVAKKLENSHQEKQYMLDLACEEVTAIQMFYDGLPDQDLTVTQEEVERGSQATEHVYQVFGDVYGYWGQEFFP
- the LOC126988914 gene encoding uncharacterized protein LOC126988914 isoform X18; translated protein: MPVCAKLSVLDLLKMHIPRCPGCVCPVPAIACSGPQADADLLDILTFAGVIPEGNPVAPSQASSGTLLGKVDSGVEHLASFLQSQTSTQQHESPVLTPTPSHDSQVHPQLPTGVTLPHSPSTQRLSGVLSPKQIAPVTPSTQRSILPAAHQHQSSGPAFRPAPTTPKASPLPSHHKTNHASSPLTANVELELHPSPSLFFKETRGETLKPTEQHQVSVDIKTQVSEANSDLQKPQSKVDLQNPQTKVDLQNPQTKVDLSKPQSKVDSAPSKGQGQGSGSGHSHQVKDSDTCPKKAQEAHLLNSHENRASNDKARQGKKEKADLDPSINKTSKGHHRRLGSGSGKVGGLSKGQAKDSKLQEARPGHSSSKVAKSDSGPKKGDQTKAVSTGKDHAKGDSGPKKGDQTKVVSTGKDHAKSDSGPKKGDQSKVVSTGNDHTKSDSGPKKGDQSKAVSTGNDHTKSDSGPKKGDQSKAVSTGKEQQCRDVPRAMRGQDKTYELPFVSTDEQENRDNEDPRWKKQAVLRTNQERYRVAHRLWRSPCVPDPNTNLTVFGTSHLAAQHSQGSAGRHPRKRWREMDEEFQPPRKRQRRFENVQFNVEQIKRSKIVVMNEFLKTLVTPHITRQVAKKLENSHQEKQYMLDLACEEVTAIQMFYDGLPDQDLTVTQEEVERGSQATEHVYQVFGDVYGYWGQEFFP
- the LOC126988914 gene encoding uncharacterized protein LOC126988914 isoform X11, with protein sequence MPVCAKLSVLDLLKMHIPRCPGCVCPVPAIACSGPQADADLLDILTFAGVIPEGNPVAPSQASSGTLLGKVDSGVEHLASFLQSQTSTQQHESPVLTPTPSHDSQVHPQLPTGVTLPHSPSTQRLSGVLSPKQIAPVTPSTQRSILPAAHQHQSSGPAFRPAPTTPKASPLPSHHKTNHASSPLTANVELELHPSPSLFFKETRGETLKPTEQHQVSVDIKTQVSEANSDLQKPQSKVDLQNPQTKVDLQNPQTKVDLQNPQTKVDLQNPQSKVDLSKPQSKVDSAPSKGQGQGSGSGHSHQVKDSDTCPKKAQEAHLLNSHENRASNDKARQGKKEKADLDPSINKTSKGHHRRLGSGSGKVGGLSKGQAKDSKLQEARPGHSSSKVAKSDSGPKKGDQTKAVSTGKDHAKGDSGPKKGDQTKVVSTGKDHAKSDSGPKKGDQSKVVSTGNDHTKSDSGPKKGDQSKAVSTGNDHTKSDSGPKKGDQSKAVSTGKEQQCRDVPRAMRGQDKTYELPFVSTDEQENRDNEDPRWKKQAVLRTNQERYRVAHRLWRSPCVPDPNTNLTVFGTSHLAAQHSQGSAGRHPRKRWREMDEEFQPPRKRQRRFENVQFNVEQIKRSKIVVMNEFLKTLVTPHITRQVAKKLENSHQEKQYMLDLACEEVTAIQMFYDGLPDQDLTVTQEEVERGSQATEHVYQVFGDVYGYWGQEFFP
- the LOC126988914 gene encoding uncharacterized protein LOC126988914 isoform X25, coding for MQTSWTSLPLLGLYQKGILSRLVKQALEHSWGSQVHPQLPTGVTLPHSPSTQRLSGVLSPKQIAPVTPSTQRSILPAAHQHQSSGPAFRPAPTTPKASPLPSHHKTNHASSPLTANVELELHPSPSLFFKETRGETLKPTEQHQVSVDIKTQVSEANSDLQKPQSKVDLQNPQTKVDLQNPQTKVDLQNPQTKVDLQNPQTKVDLQNPQTKVDLQNPQTKVDLQNPQSKVDLSKPQSKVDSAPSKGQGQGSGSGHSHQVKDSDTCPKKAQEAHLLNSHENRASNDKARQGKKEKADLDPSINKTSKGHHRRLGSGSGKVGGLSKGQAKDSKLQEARPGHSSSKVAKSDSGPKKGDQTKAVSTGKDHAKGDSGPKKGDQTKVVSTGKDHAKSDSGPKKGDQSKVVSTGNDHTKSDSGPKKGDQSKAVSTGNDHTKSDSGPKKGDQSKAVSTGKEQQCRDVPRAMRGQDKTYELPFVSTDEQENRDNEDPRWKKQAVLRTNQERYRVAHRLWRSPCVPDPNTNLTVFGTSHLAAQHSQGSAGRHPRKRWREMDEEFQPPRKRQRRFENVQFNVEQIKRSKIVVMNEFLKTLVTPHITRQVAKKLENSHQEKQYMLDLACEEVTAIQMFYDGLPDQDLTVTQEEVERGSQATEHVYQVFGDVYGYWGQEFFP